From a region of the Lactuca sativa cultivar Salinas chromosome 4, Lsat_Salinas_v11, whole genome shotgun sequence genome:
- the LOC111886625 gene encoding alkane hydroxylase MAH1, producing MLLPFGYFELILAALCYYCLTGFRQRRRIMTDWPFLAMLPALVRNISTIHDRCAQVLNHTGGTFLFKGPRFFQMNMLATVDPADIHHIMSSNFLNFPKGEEFKEIFEILGDGIFNSDYELWRSHRKLTSALINNMKFLRFVARMNTEKVAKSLIPVLDYVASKAVVVDMQDVFQRLTFDTTCMFVTGYDPGCLSVDFKDVPFSRAMDDAEEAIFARHIIPKSVWKLQRWLGIGKEKKLKEASETLDDVIGGLISRKRKDLSQGVVSKGEANGVDMLTSLITEPQSFGDEFKYDDKFLRDTILNLMIAGRDTTSSSLTWFLWLVITHPDVEKKILEEINVIIPTSEAGSFKLFDTEETNKLVYLHAAFCEALRLYPPVPFQHKAPVQPDVLPSGHRVYPNMKILFSLYALGRMKRIWGNDSREFKPERWITDKHMIRHEPSYKFLSFNAGPRTCIGKQVAFAQIKAVGATILHNYKFEMEEGHVVAPNVSVILYMKHGLKVRVARRRP from the exons ATGCTGTTGCCTTTCGGCTACTTTGAGCTCATCCTCGCAGCATTATGCTACTACTGTCTCACTGGTTTCCGACAACGGCGCCGGATAATGACCGACTGGCCGTTTCTTGCGATGCTTCCGGCATTAGTTCGTAATATCAGCACGATCCACGACCGTTGCGCCCAGGTTCTCAACCACACCGGCGGCACTTTCTTGTTCAAAGGTCCACGGTTCTTTCAGATGAACATGTTGGCCACCGTAGATCCCGCCGATATCCACCATATCATGAGCTCCAACTTCTTGAATTTCCCAAAAGGCGAAGAGTTCAAGGAGATTTTTGAAATTCTCGGAGACGGTATTTTCAATTCCGATTACGAGTTGTGGCGGAGTCACCGGAAGCTTACCAGTGCTTTAATTAATAATATGAAGTTTCTACGGTTCGTGGCCAGGATGAACACTGAAAAGGTGGCTAAGAGCTTGATTCCTGTTCTTGATTATGTGGCCTCAAAAGCGGTTGTTGTGGACATGCAAGATGTGTTTCAAAGGCTTACCTTTGACACTACTTGCATGTTCGTAACTGGATACGACCCTGGTTGCTTATCTGTTGATTTCAAAGACGTGCCATTTTCGAGGGCCATGGACGATGCCGAAGAAGCCATTTTCGCACGTCACATCATTCCCAAAAGCGTGTGGAAGCTACAAAGGTGGTTGGGGATTGGGAAGGAGAAGAAACTGAAGGAGGCTTCAGAAACCTTAGATGATGTGATAGGGGGTCTCATTTCAAGAAAAAGAAAAGATTTGAGTCAAGGGGTCGTGTCAAAAGGTGAGGCAAATGGTGTCGACATGTTGACATCATTGATAACCGAGCCTCAGTCTTTCGGTGATGAATTCAAATATGACGATAAGTTCTTAAGAGACACGATCTTGAATTTGATGATTGCGGGGAGGGACACAACAAGCTCCTCGCTAACATGGTTCCTTTGGCTCGTTATCACCCACCCAGACGTCGAGAAAAAGATTCTGGAGGAGATAAATGTGATTATCCCAACTTCTGAAGCGGGAAGTTTTAAACTTTTCGATACAGAGGAAACTAACAAGTTGGTCTATCTACATGCTGCGTTTTGCGAAGCATTAAGGCTATACCCGCCTGTTCCATTCCAGCATAAGGCTCCTGTTCAACCCGATGTTCTTCCTAGTGGCCATCGTGTCTATCCCAACATGAAG ATTTTGTTTTCATTGTATGCGCTGGGGAGAATGAAAAGAATTTGGGGTAACGATAGCCGGGAATTCAAGCCGGAGAGATGGATCACCGACAAGCACATGATAAGGCACGAGCCATCGTACAAGTTCTTGTCATTCAATGCTGGCCCAAGAACTTGTATTGGGAAACAAGTGGCATTCGCTCAAATAAAGGCCGTAGGTGCGACCATTTTGCACAACTACAAGTTCGAAATGGAGGAAGGTCACGTTGTGGCTCCTAACGTTTCAGTCATTCTCTACATGAAACATGGCCTCAAGGTTAGGGTTGCACGTAGACGGCCTTGA